Proteins encoded by one window of Enterobacter pseudoroggenkampii:
- the kdpA gene encoding potassium-transporting ATPase subunit KdpA: MAAQAFLLIASFLVVLFVLARPLGSGLARLINNVPLPGTGSVEKGIWRVLGVDDREMNWRDYLIAILLLNIVGLIALFAMLMLQGILPLNPQQLPGLSWHLALNTAVSFVTNTNWQSYSGETTLSYFSQMVGLTVQNFLSAASGIAVIFALTRAFARQKVSTLGNAWVDLTRITLWILLPIALLIALFFIQQGTLQNLMPYTPYTSLEGAKQLLPMGPVASQEAIKMLGTNGGGFFNANSSHPFENPTALTNFVQMLAIFLIPAALCFAFGDVVNDRRQGRTLLWTMSLIFVVCVALVMWAEWQGNPHFLSLGADSAINMEGKESRFGILASSLYAVVTTAASCGAVNAMHDSFTALGGMIPMWLMQIGEVVFGGVGSGLYGMLLFVLLAVFIAGLMIGRTPEYLGKKIDVREMKLTALAILVTPALVLLGTALALMTEAGRSGIFNPGIHGFSEVLYAVSSAANNNGSAFAGLSANSPFWNCLLAFCMFVGRFGIIVPVMAIAGSLVNKKIQPTTTGTLPTHGALFIGLLTGTVLLVGALTFIPALALGPVAEYLSLR; this comes from the coding sequence ATGGCTGCTCAGGCGTTTTTGCTTATTGCCAGTTTCTTAGTGGTGTTGTTCGTCCTGGCAAGGCCACTGGGCTCGGGGCTGGCACGGCTGATCAATAACGTTCCCCTGCCCGGCACGGGAAGCGTTGAAAAAGGGATCTGGCGCGTACTGGGTGTAGACGATCGGGAGATGAACTGGCGTGACTATCTGATCGCCATTCTGCTGCTGAACATTGTCGGACTCATTGCGCTTTTTGCCATGCTGATGTTGCAGGGTATCCTGCCGCTGAATCCGCAACAATTACCGGGCCTGTCGTGGCATCTTGCGCTGAACACGGCAGTCAGTTTTGTCACCAACACCAACTGGCAGTCCTATTCCGGTGAAACCACGCTCAGCTACTTCAGCCAGATGGTCGGATTAACCGTGCAGAACTTCCTCTCTGCCGCGAGCGGTATTGCGGTGATCTTCGCGCTGACGCGTGCGTTTGCACGTCAGAAAGTGAGTACGTTAGGTAACGCATGGGTAGACCTGACGCGCATTACGCTGTGGATCCTGCTGCCGATTGCGCTGCTGATCGCGCTGTTCTTTATTCAGCAGGGCACCCTGCAAAACCTGATGCCTTACACGCCTTATACCTCGCTGGAAGGCGCAAAACAGCTCCTGCCGATGGGGCCAGTGGCGTCGCAGGAAGCCATCAAAATGCTCGGGACGAACGGCGGGGGCTTCTTCAACGCCAACTCCTCGCATCCGTTTGAAAACCCTACCGCCCTGACCAATTTTGTGCAGATGCTGGCGATTTTCCTGATCCCCGCCGCGCTCTGCTTTGCCTTTGGCGACGTGGTCAACGATCGCCGTCAGGGGCGCACCCTGCTCTGGACCATGTCGCTTATCTTCGTGGTCTGTGTTGCGCTGGTGATGTGGGCCGAATGGCAGGGTAATCCGCACTTCCTTTCACTGGGTGCCGACAGCGCAATCAACATGGAAGGTAAAGAGAGCCGCTTTGGCATTCTCGCCAGCAGCCTGTATGCGGTGGTCACCACGGCTGCCTCGTGCGGGGCCGTCAACGCCATGCACGATTCCTTTACGGCGCTGGGTGGCATGATCCCGATGTGGCTGATGCAGATTGGCGAGGTGGTGTTTGGCGGCGTAGGCTCTGGTCTTTACGGCATGCTGCTGTTCGTGCTGCTGGCGGTGTTTATTGCCGGTCTGATGATTGGCCGCACCCCGGAATATTTGGGTAAAAAAATCGACGTTCGCGAGATGAAATTAACCGCGCTGGCGATTCTGGTCACCCCGGCGCTTGTGCTGCTCGGCACCGCGCTGGCGCTGATGACCGAGGCCGGACGCAGCGGCATCTTTAACCCTGGCATTCACGGTTTTAGTGAAGTGCTGTATGCCGTCTCCTCTGCCGCCAACAACAACGGCAGCGCCTTTGCAGGCTTAAGCGCCAACTCACCGTTCTGGAACTGCCTGCTGGCGTTCTGCATGTTCGTGGGTCGCTTCGGGATCATTGTGCCGGTTATGGCGATTGCCGGATCGCTGGTGAACAAAAAAATCCAACCGACCACCACCGGGACGTTACCGACCCACGGCGCGCTGTTTATCGGCCTGCTGACGGGCACCGTGTTACTGGTCGGCGCCCTGACCTTTATCCCCGCCCTCGCGTTAGGCCCGGTCGCGGAATACCTCTCTTTACGCTGA
- the kdpF gene encoding K(+)-transporting ATPase subunit F codes for MSAGLIAGIVLVFLLLGYLVYALINAEAF; via the coding sequence GTGAGTGCAGGTCTTATTGCCGGCATCGTGCTGGTGTTCCTGTTATTGGGTTATCTGGTTTATGCCCTGATTAATGCGGAGGCATTCTGA
- a CDS encoding YbfA family protein, with protein MDLYKEFPAHIVFMRRAFAVVAGVLALPVMLFWKDRARFYSYLHRVWAKTSEKPVWMDQAEKATCDFY; from the coding sequence ATGGATCTTTATAAAGAGTTTCCGGCTCATATTGTGTTCATGCGCCGCGCTTTCGCCGTAGTGGCTGGCGTGCTGGCTCTGCCGGTGATGCTGTTCTGGAAAGATCGTGCACGTTTTTATAGCTATCTGCACCGCGTCTGGGCGAAAACCAGCGAGAAGCCGGTATGGATGGATCAGGCCGAGAAAGCGACCTGCGACTTCTACTAA
- the phrB gene encoding deoxyribodipyrimidine photo-lyase, with translation MPTHLVWFRADLRVHDNIALAAACRAKDANVLALFVATPEQWRQHDMAPRQAALLRAYLTDLQHSLAGKGIPLIYKEVSDFAAQLQTVQETCKQHNVTHLFYNYQYEFNEQQRDRQLEKMLEDVVCEGFDDSVMLAPGSVMTGNREMYKVFTPFKNAFIKRLKEALPECVAAPAARGEAIKDLPELTFDYPQQPFDKALFPADEKAAIAQLRQFCKQDAANYDARRDFPAIEGTSRLSACLALGAISPRQCLHRLLAEQPQALEGGAGSVWLNELIWREFYRHLMAYHPDLCKHRPFIPWTDNVKWQHDEALLQAWQTGQTGYPIVDAAMRQLNETGWMHNRLRMITASFLVKDLLIDWRIGERYFISQLIDGDLAANNGGWQWAASTGTDAAPYFRIFNPTTQGQKFDEDGEFIRRWVPELKEIPAKAIHEPWAWADKQRVKLNYPRPIVDHKQARVATLAAYEAARKA, from the coding sequence ATGCCCACCCATCTGGTTTGGTTTCGCGCGGACCTGCGCGTACATGACAACATCGCCCTGGCGGCGGCCTGCCGCGCCAAAGACGCTAACGTACTGGCTCTGTTTGTGGCTACGCCCGAGCAGTGGCGGCAGCATGATATGGCGCCACGCCAGGCGGCCTTGCTGCGTGCGTATCTGACCGATCTGCAGCATTCGCTTGCCGGAAAAGGCATACCACTGATTTATAAAGAGGTAAGTGATTTTGCCGCACAGCTGCAGACGGTGCAGGAGACCTGTAAGCAGCACAACGTCACGCATCTTTTTTACAACTATCAGTACGAATTCAACGAGCAGCAGCGCGACCGTCAGCTGGAGAAGATGCTGGAGGATGTGGTCTGTGAAGGATTTGATGACAGCGTGATGCTGGCACCGGGCAGCGTGATGACCGGCAACCGTGAGATGTATAAAGTTTTCACTCCGTTTAAAAATGCCTTTATCAAACGTCTGAAAGAGGCGTTGCCGGAGTGCGTTGCTGCGCCTGCCGCGAGGGGCGAAGCCATAAAGGACCTGCCTGAACTGACGTTCGATTATCCTCAGCAGCCGTTTGATAAAGCGCTGTTCCCCGCCGATGAGAAAGCTGCCATCGCCCAACTGCGCCAGTTCTGCAAACAGGATGCGGCCAACTACGACGCGCGTCGGGATTTTCCCGCCATCGAGGGCACCAGCCGCCTGTCGGCCTGTCTGGCTCTGGGCGCGATCTCTCCTCGCCAGTGTTTACATCGTCTGCTGGCGGAGCAGCCGCAGGCGCTGGAGGGCGGCGCTGGGTCCGTCTGGCTGAATGAACTGATCTGGCGTGAGTTTTATCGCCATCTGATGGCGTATCATCCCGATCTCTGTAAGCATCGTCCGTTCATTCCCTGGACCGACAACGTAAAATGGCAGCACGATGAGGCACTTTTACAGGCCTGGCAAACAGGGCAGACGGGCTATCCGATAGTCGATGCCGCGATGCGTCAGCTCAATGAGACGGGGTGGATGCACAACCGCCTGCGAATGATTACCGCCAGCTTTCTGGTGAAGGATCTGCTTATCGACTGGCGTATCGGAGAGCGCTATTTTATCTCTCAGCTGATCGATGGCGATCTTGCCGCGAATAACGGCGGCTGGCAGTGGGCAGCCTCAACGGGCACCGATGCGGCTCCCTATTTCCGGATTTTTAATCCAACCACTCAGGGACAAAAATTTGATGAGGACGGCGAGTTTATCCGCCGCTGGGTCCCTGAACTTAAAGAGATACCGGCTAAAGCGATCCACGAACCGTGGGCATGGGCGGATAAACAGCGTGTAAAACTGAATTATCCCCGTCCGATTGTCGATCATAAACAGGCGCGTGTCGCCACGCTGGCTGCGTACGAAGCGGCCCGCAAAGCATAA
- a CDS encoding type 2 GTP cyclohydrolase I: protein MKNSELERLINEKLNSASFSDYGPNGLQVEGRETVQKIITGVTASQALLDEAVRQNADAVIVHHGYFWKNESPIIRGMKRNRLKTLLANDINLYGYHLPLDAHPELGNNVQLAQLLGITVMGEIEPLVPWGELAMPVPGLELASWIEARLGRRPLWSGDTGPDTVKRVAWCTGGGQGFIDSAARFGVDAFITGEVSEQTIHSAREQGLHFYAAGHHATERGGIRALSEWLTENTDLDVTFIDIPNPA, encoded by the coding sequence ATGAAAAACAGCGAACTGGAACGCCTGATTAACGAAAAACTGAATAGTGCCTCCTTCAGCGATTACGGCCCGAACGGGCTCCAGGTCGAAGGACGTGAAACGGTGCAAAAAATTATCACCGGCGTCACGGCAAGCCAGGCGCTGCTGGACGAGGCGGTCCGTCAGAACGCTGATGCGGTGATTGTCCATCACGGTTACTTCTGGAAAAACGAATCGCCGATTATTCGCGGCATGAAGCGCAACCGCCTGAAAACGCTGCTGGCAAATGACATTAACCTGTACGGTTACCACCTGCCGCTGGATGCGCACCCGGAGCTCGGCAACAACGTCCAGCTGGCGCAGCTACTGGGCATTACCGTGATGGGGGAGATTGAGCCGCTGGTGCCGTGGGGCGAACTGGCGATGCCGGTTCCGGGGCTGGAGCTGGCCTCGTGGATTGAAGCGCGCCTGGGGCGTCGTCCGCTATGGAGCGGTGATACCGGCCCGGATACGGTCAAGCGTGTGGCCTGGTGTACCGGTGGCGGGCAGGGCTTTATCGACAGCGCCGCGCGTTTTGGTGTCGATGCTTTTATCACCGGCGAGGTGTCCGAGCAGACGATTCATTCGGCGCGTGAGCAGGGGCTGCATTTTTACGCGGCAGGCCATCATGCCACCGAGCGCGGCGGCATTCGCGCCCTCAGCGAGTGGCTGACGGAAAACACCGATCTGGATGTGACTTTTATTGATATCCCTAACCCGGCCTGA